Proteins encoded in a region of the Benincasa hispida cultivar B227 chromosome 2, ASM972705v1, whole genome shotgun sequence genome:
- the LOC120070653 gene encoding uncharacterized protein LOC120070653, with product MASKLTQLQSKATQASQFVLKHGCSYYKQLLEQNKQFIQEPPTVEKCNQLSKQLFYTRLASIPGRYESFHKELDYVKQLWKNRQELKVEDAGIAALFGLECFAWFCAGEIVGRGFTFTGYYV from the exons ATGGCATCCAAGTTGACACAGTTACAATCCAAGGCCACTCAAGCATCACAATTTGTGTTAAAGCATGGGTGTTCTTATTACAAGCAATTATTGGAgcaaaacaaacaatttattcaGGAGCCACCTACAGTGGAGAAATGCAATCAGCTTTCTAAGCAATTATTTTACACTCGTCTTGCAAG TATTCCAGGTAGATATGAGTCATTCCATAAGGAACTTGATTACGTAAAACAACTATGGAAGAACAGACAAGAACTGAAGGTTGAAGATGCAGGAATTGCTGCTCTATTTGGTCTGGAGTGCTTTGCATGGTTTTGTGCTGGTGAAATTGTGGGAAGGGGTTTTACTTTCACCGGATACTATGTCTGA